From Bacillus pumilus, one genomic window encodes:
- a CDS encoding Crp/Fnr family transcriptional regulator has product MEELYDESLFASYMKAHQLENVFHQKLISHVSLWRYEQGELVCSKGDKREYLYLLVKGKLKIFTTTKEGKTFILSFKHPLEAIGDIEYVQQTDMVNTVEAVTEVHMLRVSHQALMRHAKDDPRVLTFLLKGITNKFYTKSNDLSFHLLYPVEVRLASYLLSVVTNDDSASALRLTDAASLIGTSYRHINRVIQQFCEKGLIERRRGEITICDRKGLLEIAEHNIYE; this is encoded by the coding sequence ATGGAGGAGCTTTATGATGAATCTCTTTTTGCCTCATATATGAAGGCACATCAATTAGAAAACGTCTTTCATCAAAAGCTCATATCACACGTGAGCTTGTGGCGCTATGAGCAGGGTGAGCTCGTTTGTTCAAAAGGGGATAAGAGGGAGTACCTGTACTTGTTAGTGAAAGGAAAATTAAAGATTTTCACGACCACAAAGGAAGGGAAAACCTTTATTCTTAGCTTTAAACATCCCCTTGAAGCGATTGGAGATATTGAATACGTTCAGCAAACCGACATGGTCAATACAGTCGAAGCTGTCACAGAAGTACATATGCTAAGGGTTTCTCATCAAGCGCTCATGCGCCATGCGAAGGATGACCCACGCGTGTTAACCTTTCTGCTAAAAGGCATCACAAACAAATTTTATACAAAATCAAACGATCTGAGTTTCCACCTTTTATATCCTGTGGAGGTCAGGCTTGCAAGCTACTTATTGTCTGTTGTAACAAATGATGACAGCGCGAGCGCCCTTCGTCTCACTGATGCGGCAAGCTTAATCGGTACAAGCTATCGTCATATTAACCGGGTCATTCAGCAATTCTGTGAAAAAGGGCTGATAGAGAGGCGTAGAGGAGAGATTACGATTTGTGACCGGAAAGGGCTTCTAGAAATAGCAGAGCACAATATTTATGAATAG
- a CDS encoding DMT family transporter produces MKGVIFALLGGACITLQGVANARISQDIGTWQAATITQLTGFIISLVILLIVRDGHFREYRKVQPLYLIGGAFAAIIIFNEVTAIQMIGVTLTIAALLIAQLAFTFAIDAKGWFGVQKKKMKWPHYAGILLMVAGVIILKL; encoded by the coding sequence ATGAAAGGTGTTATTTTCGCTTTATTAGGAGGCGCTTGCATTACACTGCAAGGCGTAGCCAACGCAAGAATCAGCCAGGATATCGGCACATGGCAGGCAGCAACTATCACGCAGCTAACCGGTTTTATCATCTCACTTGTCATTTTACTCATCGTACGAGACGGACACTTCAGGGAATATCGAAAGGTGCAGCCACTTTATTTAATAGGCGGCGCATTTGCAGCCATTATTATTTTTAATGAAGTCACCGCGATTCAAATGATCGGTGTCACACTCACCATCGCAGCGTTACTTATTGCACAGCTTGCTTTTACCTTTGCAATCGATGCAAAAGGATGGTTTGGTGTACAGAAGAAAAAAATGAAATGGCCTCATTATGCAGGAATTTTACTGATGGTCGCAGGCGTGATCATTTTAAAGCTATAA
- a CDS encoding aldehyde dehydrogenase family protein produces the protein MRNQEKHFINGEWVASTGNETTEVINPATEEVIGTISLGTKEDLDKAVKAARAAFPSFSKTSRNERVKMLENIVRGYEKRKDELVEVMTQELGAPLKVSEEVHYTMGYEHFSKAAEALKSYTLTEDRGGHTIIKEAIGVSGLITPWNFPTNQTSLKIAGAIAAGSPVVLKPAEITPFAAMILAEIIDEAGVPKGVFNLVNGTGDVIGDGISSHPDIDFVSFTGSGAVGSKIMENAADNVKKVALELGGKSPLIVLDDADVDEAAETAVHHIAMNTGQVCSAATRVLIPESMKDKFEKALLNALPKFTVGDPREDHATGPLVSKKQWDTVQSYIEKGIDEGATLLAGGTGKPDGIDKGYFAKHTIFTNVKNDMTIAQEEIFGPVMSVITYQDLDHALDIANDTVYGLAGYVVGKDEKTLKYVAEHIRAGQITINNAETDYFAPFGGFKQSGIGREWGDFGIEEYLEVKAVMGLPTA, from the coding sequence ATGAGAAATCAAGAGAAACATTTTATTAACGGAGAATGGGTTGCATCAACAGGAAACGAAACGACAGAGGTCATCAACCCTGCGACAGAAGAAGTCATTGGCACTATTAGCTTAGGAACAAAAGAAGATTTAGATAAGGCAGTGAAAGCAGCTCGTGCCGCCTTCCCTTCTTTCTCGAAAACATCTCGAAATGAACGCGTGAAGATGCTGGAAAACATTGTGCGCGGCTACGAAAAACGCAAGGATGAACTTGTAGAAGTGATGACACAAGAGCTCGGTGCACCGCTGAAAGTATCAGAAGAAGTTCATTACACAATGGGCTATGAACATTTTTCTAAAGCAGCGGAAGCACTTAAATCTTATACATTGACCGAGGACCGCGGCGGACATACCATTATAAAAGAAGCGATTGGCGTCAGCGGATTGATTACACCGTGGAACTTCCCAACGAATCAAACATCTCTTAAAATTGCGGGTGCCATTGCGGCAGGCTCACCAGTTGTCTTAAAGCCAGCGGAAATTACACCTTTTGCTGCGATGATTCTTGCAGAAATCATTGATGAAGCAGGCGTACCGAAAGGAGTCTTCAACTTAGTAAACGGAACTGGTGACGTGATTGGTGACGGTATTAGCTCACATCCTGATATTGACTTTGTTTCATTTACTGGATCAGGTGCAGTCGGCTCTAAAATTATGGAAAACGCGGCGGACAATGTGAAGAAAGTGGCTCTTGAGCTTGGCGGGAAATCCCCTCTTATCGTCTTAGATGATGCAGATGTGGATGAGGCAGCAGAAACCGCCGTTCATCATATTGCGATGAATACAGGTCAAGTGTGTTCTGCGGCTACGCGTGTGCTTATTCCAGAATCAATGAAAGACAAGTTTGAAAAAGCGCTGCTGAATGCCCTGCCGAAGTTTACAGTTGGTGATCCGAGAGAAGATCACGCCACAGGCCCGCTTGTCTCCAAGAAACAATGGGATACCGTGCAATCTTATATTGAAAAAGGAATTGATGAAGGTGCTACTCTGCTTGCAGGGGGAACTGGAAAGCCGGACGGAATCGATAAAGGATATTTCGCCAAGCATACCATTTTCACCAATGTAAAAAATGATATGACCATTGCGCAAGAAGAAATCTTCGGACCAGTCATGAGTGTGATTACGTATCAGGACCTAGATCATGCCCTTGACATCGCCAATGATACGGTTTATGGCCTTGCCGGGTATGTTGTTGGAAAAGATGAAAAAACTTTAAAATATGTAGCTGAACATATCCGTGCTGGCCAAATCACCATTAACAATGCCGAAACAGATTACTTTGCCCCATTTGGCGGCTTTAAGCAATCTGGTATCGGAAGAGAATGGGGAGACTTCGGCATTGAGGAATATTTAGAAGTGAAAGCTGTGATGGGACTTCCAACGGCATAA
- a CDS encoding DUF3221 domain-containing protein, producing MQLKFKNIKCFRLVILIFLILLVACNSPKDNIKDSYNKNKTTAPFSKKGILLSKEETGLLLINNKTPLKSDYSLNTHLLIDKYKHDLIIMDLSKVDTKELVQGQTVEIWFDELQESFPPKATVEKYKIIMDK from the coding sequence ATGCAGCTAAAGTTTAAAAACATAAAATGTTTTCGGCTTGTCATCTTGATTTTTCTCATTTTATTAGTAGCGTGCAATTCTCCAAAGGACAATATAAAGGATTCATACAATAAGAATAAAACAACAGCACCTTTTTCAAAAAAAGGCATACTGCTGAGTAAAGAGGAGACTGGTTTACTTCTTATAAACAATAAAACTCCTCTAAAAAGCGATTATTCATTGAATACTCACCTTCTTATTGATAAGTATAAACATGATCTCATCATTATGGATTTATCGAAAGTTGATACTAAAGAGCTGGTACAGGGTCAAACGGTTGAGATCTGGTTTGATGAGTTACAAGAATCGTTTCCTCCTAAAGCAACGGTCGAAAAATATAAAATCATTATGGATAAGTAG
- a CDS encoding assimilatory sulfite reductase (NADPH) flavoprotein subunit: MQLHVLNSPFSQQQAELLNQLLPTLTDQQKIWLTGYLSAQAALAGSETATLAPTPSAAAPAQPVSKDVTVLYGSQTGNSEGLAKKTAQHLEEKGFQVTLSSMSDFKPNNLKKIHNLLMIVSTHGEGDPPDNALSFHEYVHGRRAPKLDHLSFSVLSLGDSSYEFFCQTGKEFDERLKELGGTRLIGRVDCDLDYDEPFSEWLQGVTSALSEGEAAAFPQESAGATNQTAASEYSRTNPFYAEVLENINLNGRGSNKETRHLELSLEGSGLVYEPGDSLGIYPTNDPALVDELLTTCGWNAEEAVTVHKNGDTLLLKEALTSHFEITVLTKPLLQKMADFTKSEALHALLEEGNEEKLKAYIAGRDLVDAARDFGPFEGTAADFTAILRKIPARLYSIASSLKANEEEVHLTIGAVRYDAHGRERQGVCSILCAERLEPGDTLPVYIQHNQNFKLPENPDAPIIMVGPGTGIAPFRSFMQEREEIGANGKSWLFFGDQHFVTDFLYQTEWQKWLKDGVLTKMDVAFSRDSEEKVYVQHQMKKQSKELFEWLEQGAYVYVCGDEKHMAHDVHGTLLSIIQEEGAMSKEKAESYLANLQQQKRYQRDVY, from the coding sequence TTGCAACTTCATGTATTGAACAGTCCGTTTAGTCAGCAGCAGGCAGAGCTACTCAATCAGCTGCTTCCGACTTTAACAGATCAACAAAAAATTTGGCTTACCGGTTATTTATCAGCACAGGCAGCTCTAGCCGGATCAGAAACGGCCACTCTGGCCCCTACTCCTTCTGCCGCAGCCCCTGCGCAGCCTGTCAGTAAAGATGTGACCGTACTTTATGGCTCGCAAACAGGCAATTCTGAAGGATTAGCGAAAAAGACAGCGCAGCATCTCGAGGAGAAAGGTTTTCAAGTGACGCTCTCTTCTATGTCAGATTTTAAACCAAATAATCTGAAAAAAATACACAATTTACTGATGATCGTCAGCACACATGGCGAGGGAGATCCGCCTGATAATGCCCTTTCTTTCCATGAATATGTTCATGGTAGACGTGCGCCAAAGCTCGATCATTTAAGCTTTTCTGTTCTTTCGCTTGGCGACAGCTCTTACGAATTCTTCTGTCAGACTGGAAAAGAATTTGATGAGCGCCTCAAAGAACTTGGCGGAACGCGTCTTATAGGCCGAGTGGATTGTGACCTTGATTATGATGAGCCGTTTTCTGAATGGCTTCAAGGGGTGACATCGGCACTTAGCGAAGGTGAAGCCGCAGCATTCCCGCAAGAATCAGCAGGAGCAACCAACCAAACAGCAGCTTCTGAATACTCAAGAACGAATCCTTTTTATGCGGAAGTTCTTGAAAATATCAACCTAAATGGCCGCGGCTCTAACAAAGAAACCCGCCATTTGGAGCTCTCTCTTGAAGGATCAGGACTTGTTTATGAGCCGGGTGACAGTCTTGGTATTTATCCAACAAATGATCCTGCGCTTGTTGATGAACTGCTCACGACATGCGGATGGAATGCAGAGGAAGCCGTAACCGTGCATAAAAATGGCGACACTCTTCTTTTGAAAGAAGCACTCACCTCGCACTTTGAGATTACAGTATTAACAAAACCCCTTCTTCAAAAGATGGCGGACTTTACAAAAAGTGAAGCCCTCCATGCCCTTTTAGAAGAAGGGAATGAAGAAAAGTTAAAAGCGTATATAGCAGGAAGAGATCTAGTAGATGCTGCGCGCGATTTTGGTCCTTTTGAAGGAACAGCCGCAGATTTCACCGCTATTTTAAGAAAAATCCCTGCACGCCTTTATTCGATTGCAAGCAGCCTGAAAGCCAATGAAGAAGAAGTTCATTTGACAATAGGTGCTGTGAGATATGATGCACACGGGAGAGAACGCCAAGGTGTCTGCTCCATCTTATGTGCGGAGCGCTTAGAGCCAGGTGATACACTGCCTGTTTATATCCAGCACAACCAAAACTTTAAGCTTCCTGAAAACCCTGATGCACCGATCATTATGGTGGGACCAGGCACAGGTATCGCTCCTTTCCGTTCGTTTATGCAGGAACGAGAAGAAATCGGTGCTAACGGAAAATCATGGTTATTCTTCGGTGATCAGCACTTTGTGACGGATTTCTTATATCAAACTGAATGGCAAAAGTGGTTAAAAGATGGTGTCTTAACGAAAATGGATGTGGCTTTTTCAAGAGATTCAGAGGAAAAGGTATATGTCCAGCACCAAATGAAGAAACAAAGTAAAGAATTATTCGAATGGCTGGAGCAAGGTGCCTATGTATATGTCTGCGGAGATGAAAAACATATGGCGCATGATGTTCATGGTACCCTTCTATCGATCATCCAAGAAGAAGGTGCGATGAGTAAGGAGAAAGCAGAAAGCTATTTAGCCAATTTGCAGCAGCAAAAACGCTATCAGCGTGACGTATATTGA
- the cysI gene encoding assimilatory sulfite reductase (NADPH) hemoprotein subunit → MVKTALTAPDGPPSDVEEIKEKSDYLRGTLKEVMLDPISAGIPDDDNRLMKHHGSYLQDDRDLRNERQKQKLEPAYQFMLRVRLPGGIATSKQWLVMDELAHKYGNGTLKLTTRETFQLHGILKWNMKKTIQDIHSTMLDTIAACGDVNRNVMCTSNPYQSEVHHDVYELAKKLSDDLLPQTRAYHEIWLDEEKVAATPDTEVEPMYGPLYLPRKFKIGVAVPPANDIDVFSQDLGFIAIIENEQLIGFNVAIGGGMGMTHGDTATYPQLAKVIGFCTPEQVVEIAKKVITIQRDYGNRSVRKNARFKYTVDRLGLENVKEELERRLGFALLDARDYRFDHNGDRYGWVKGINGRWHYTMFVEGGRITDYDDYPLMTGIREIAKIHTGDFRLTANQNLIIGNVTSHKKKQIEQLIQEFGLSAGQQHSALRRSSMACVSLPTCGLAMAEAERYLPRLIDRIEEIVEENGLSDKEITIRMTGCPNGCARHALGEIGFIGKSPGKYNMYLGAAFDGSRLSKLYRENVGEEDILNELGSLLPRYAKEREDQEHFGDFVVRAGIVKETTDGTNFHVQ, encoded by the coding sequence ATGGTGAAGACAGCATTAACAGCGCCGGATGGACCTCCGAGCGACGTAGAGGAAATCAAAGAAAAAAGTGATTATTTACGGGGTACGTTAAAAGAAGTGATGCTTGATCCGATTTCAGCGGGAATTCCTGATGATGACAACCGCCTGATGAAGCATCACGGCAGCTATTTACAGGATGATCGAGACCTCAGAAATGAACGGCAAAAACAAAAGCTTGAGCCAGCCTATCAATTTATGCTGCGCGTACGCCTGCCTGGCGGAATCGCCACATCCAAGCAGTGGCTAGTGATGGATGAGCTTGCTCACAAATACGGAAACGGTACGTTAAAGCTGACTACTCGTGAAACCTTTCAGCTTCACGGTATTTTAAAATGGAATATGAAAAAGACCATTCAAGACATCCATTCGACTATGCTTGATACAATTGCTGCTTGCGGCGACGTGAACCGGAATGTGATGTGTACATCAAACCCCTATCAATCAGAAGTGCACCATGATGTATACGAGCTGGCCAAAAAATTAAGTGATGACCTGCTTCCGCAAACTAGAGCGTATCATGAAATTTGGCTTGATGAGGAAAAGGTTGCGGCAACGCCTGATACAGAGGTTGAGCCGATGTATGGTCCGCTTTATTTGCCAAGAAAATTCAAAATTGGTGTGGCGGTCCCTCCTGCTAACGATATTGATGTCTTTTCGCAGGATTTAGGCTTCATTGCGATCATCGAAAATGAGCAATTGATCGGCTTTAATGTCGCAATTGGCGGTGGAATGGGCATGACGCATGGTGATACAGCGACCTATCCTCAGCTTGCAAAAGTGATTGGCTTTTGTACACCGGAACAAGTTGTAGAGATTGCCAAAAAAGTGATTACCATTCAGCGTGACTATGGAAACCGTTCGGTGCGAAAAAACGCCCGCTTTAAATATACAGTGGACCGCCTCGGTCTTGAGAATGTAAAAGAAGAGCTGGAACGCCGCCTAGGATTTGCCCTTTTAGACGCAAGAGATTATCGCTTTGATCATAACGGAGACCGCTATGGCTGGGTAAAAGGCATCAATGGCAGATGGCATTATACGATGTTTGTAGAAGGCGGACGCATCACAGATTATGATGATTATCCGCTGATGACGGGCATTCGTGAAATCGCAAAGATTCATACAGGTGACTTCCGCTTAACAGCGAATCAAAATTTGATCATTGGAAATGTCACTTCTCATAAAAAGAAACAAATCGAGCAGCTCATTCAGGAGTTCGGTTTATCAGCTGGCCAGCAGCACTCTGCACTCCGCCGCAGTTCAATGGCCTGTGTTTCTCTTCCAACATGCGGCTTAGCGATGGCAGAAGCAGAACGCTACCTTCCACGCTTGATTGACCGAATTGAAGAGATTGTTGAAGAAAATGGCTTAAGTGATAAAGAAATCACGATTCGAATGACTGGATGTCCAAATGGATGTGCCCGCCATGCGCTAGGTGAAATTGGCTTTATCGGCAAATCACCTGGCAAATACAACATGTATCTTGGCGCTGCGTTTGATGGCAGCAGATTAAGTAAGCTGTACCGTGAAAATGTTGGTGAGGAAGACATTTTAAACGAGCTTGGCTCTCTGCTCCCTCGCTATGCAAAAGAACGAGAAGACCAAGAACATTTCGGTGATTTTGTCGTTCGGGCAGGGATTGTCAAAGAAACAACAGATGGCACGAATTTTCATGTGCAATAG
- a CDS encoding AMP-binding protein → MMNLKPAWVPEEQKVKHTRLYKWMHSLGFSTYEAFYEASIERTDWFWREAEKAVGIKWKVPYEAALGQDSFMWPKWYKGGQLNVTETAVDKWAENEETQHQPAVIWRNEVGAEKRWTYLDLQEKVNRLAAGFLKNGLQKGDVAVIYMPMLPETVAVMLAFAKIGVIFSPVFSGYGSEPLAVRIRAAGATIVVTGSDMTRRGKTINMRECAADAIHKTDTVKNVIVHTPSHTEYEGDIRLNDLLKEDPISETAYLTNEEPLMILYTSGTTGTPKGAVHTHAGFPVKAAFDAGLCMDVAKGDRLFWLTDMGWMMGPFLVFGGLINGAAIVLYDGAPDYPDEQHLWSFIHEQKVTHFGLSPTFVRSAMQQNLSGIQLPHVKAIISTGEPWNEAPWQWLFDKIGQKHIPILNYSGGTEVSGGIVGSTLLRPIKPVLFNAAILGMAADVYNEAGQSVINEVGELVLKKPWVGMTCGFWKDPGRYEDTYFRRFDGVWTHGDWVMQSADGTFHITGRSDDVINSAGKRVGPAEIESILVGHPAVHEAAVIGVKDEVKGEALVCFIVTSSQSCDEAKLIRELKTHVGSHAGKALMPKEIHLISTLPKTRNGKIVRRLLKGAYEQQPSQDLSSLENPHVYKSICEYLKRKQNP, encoded by the coding sequence ATGATGAACCTGAAACCAGCATGGGTACCGGAAGAGCAGAAGGTCAAACATACACGTCTTTACAAATGGATGCACTCACTTGGTTTCTCTACTTATGAAGCATTCTACGAAGCTAGTATTGAGCGGACCGATTGGTTTTGGAGAGAAGCTGAAAAGGCGGTCGGCATCAAGTGGAAGGTGCCATATGAAGCCGCATTAGGGCAAGATTCATTCATGTGGCCGAAGTGGTATAAAGGCGGTCAACTAAACGTGACCGAAACGGCCGTGGACAAATGGGCAGAGAACGAAGAGACACAGCATCAGCCAGCCGTGATTTGGAGAAATGAAGTTGGGGCTGAGAAAAGATGGACGTATCTCGACCTTCAGGAAAAGGTTAATCGCCTCGCTGCTGGTTTTTTGAAGAATGGGCTTCAAAAAGGAGATGTGGCGGTCATTTATATGCCGATGCTTCCTGAAACGGTCGCTGTCATGCTAGCCTTTGCAAAAATTGGTGTCATCTTTAGCCCCGTCTTCTCCGGATATGGAAGCGAGCCTCTTGCAGTGCGTATTCGTGCGGCAGGTGCAACCATTGTCGTCACAGGCTCCGACATGACGCGACGCGGGAAGACGATCAATATGCGGGAATGTGCGGCAGATGCGATTCACAAAACAGACACTGTCAAAAACGTCATTGTACACACTCCCTCTCATACTGAATATGAAGGAGATATCAGGCTAAACGATTTGTTAAAAGAAGATCCGATAAGTGAAACGGCCTATCTCACAAATGAAGAGCCTCTCATGATCTTATACACTTCTGGAACAACTGGTACGCCAAAAGGAGCTGTCCATACACACGCAGGCTTCCCTGTAAAAGCTGCTTTTGACGCCGGTCTTTGTATGGACGTTGCAAAAGGAGACCGTTTGTTTTGGCTCACAGACATGGGCTGGATGATGGGGCCATTTCTCGTCTTTGGCGGCTTGATCAATGGAGCTGCAATCGTTTTATATGACGGTGCACCCGATTATCCAGATGAACAGCACCTCTGGTCATTCATCCACGAGCAAAAAGTCACCCATTTTGGACTTTCACCTACTTTTGTTCGGTCTGCGATGCAGCAAAACCTTTCAGGTATTCAGCTGCCGCATGTCAAAGCCATCATTTCTACAGGTGAGCCGTGGAATGAAGCACCATGGCAATGGCTTTTTGACAAAATCGGTCAAAAGCACATTCCGATCCTAAATTATTCAGGGGGAACAGAGGTCTCTGGTGGAATTGTAGGAAGTACGCTGCTTCGCCCAATTAAGCCAGTTCTTTTTAATGCGGCGATCTTAGGAATGGCGGCAGATGTGTATAATGAAGCAGGTCAGAGCGTCATAAATGAAGTAGGAGAACTTGTTTTGAAAAAGCCATGGGTCGGTATGACATGTGGTTTTTGGAAAGATCCGGGGCGATATGAAGACACGTATTTCAGACGATTTGATGGGGTGTGGACACATGGGGATTGGGTGATGCAATCAGCGGATGGCACATTCCATATCACGGGCAGATCGGATGATGTCATTAATTCAGCAGGAAAACGTGTCGGTCCAGCAGAAATTGAATCCATTCTTGTCGGACATCCAGCCGTACACGAGGCAGCTGTAATTGGGGTAAAGGATGAGGTGAAAGGGGAGGCACTCGTGTGCTTCATCGTGACTAGCTCACAATCTTGTGACGAAGCAAAACTGATTCGAGAGCTCAAAACTCATGTTGGTTCACACGCGGGAAAAGCTCTCATGCCAAAGGAAATTCATCTCATTTCAACTTTACCGAAAACAAGAAACGGAAAAATCGTCCGGCGTTTATTAAAAGGAGCCTATGAACAGCAGCCCTCACAAGATCTTTCTTCTTTAGAAAACCCTCATGTGTACAAAAGCATTTGCGAATACTTGAAACGGAAACAGAATCCATAG
- a CDS encoding acyl-CoA carboxylase subunit beta, which produces MIEEYEVKKQRIVKGGAERYHQKNKEKGKLFVRDRLQLLLDEDSFIEDAMFAECKDQHLPADGVVTGTGRMNGQTVCVMANDSTVKAGSWGVKTVEKIIRIQETAEKLNCPMLYLVDSAGARITDQIAMFPGRRGAGRIFYNQVKLSGRIPQICLLFGPSAAGGAYIPAFCDIVVMVEGNASMYLGSPRMAEMVIGEKVSLEEMGGANMHCSISGCGDILAKTEEEAIQIARDYLTYMPANYTEKPKRAAAKAPQPSEMTIQDLIPKGQNTPFDMYQLIDLLIDEGSFFEIKKLFAAELITGFGRMNGQPVGLIANQPRVKGGVLFHDSADKAAKFIQLCDAFHIPLLFLADIPGFMIGTKVEQAGIIRHGAKMISAMSEATVPKISVIVRKAYGAGLYAMAGPAFEPDCCLALPSAQIAVMGPEAAVNAVYANKIAELPAEERAAFIQEKRKEYQEDMNIYELASEMIVDGVIPFDHLRAELCHRLQAYSSKEMTFTRRKHPVYPV; this is translated from the coding sequence ATGATCGAAGAATATGAAGTGAAAAAACAGCGGATTGTAAAAGGAGGAGCCGAACGATACCATCAAAAAAACAAAGAAAAAGGAAAATTGTTCGTCCGTGACCGGCTCCAGTTGTTATTAGATGAGGATTCTTTCATTGAGGATGCCATGTTTGCCGAGTGTAAAGATCAACATTTACCAGCAGATGGGGTTGTCACAGGGACGGGGCGGATGAATGGGCAAACGGTTTGCGTCATGGCGAATGACTCTACCGTCAAAGCTGGATCATGGGGCGTCAAAACGGTAGAAAAAATCATTAGAATCCAAGAAACAGCGGAAAAGCTCAACTGCCCGATGCTGTATTTAGTCGATTCTGCGGGTGCAAGAATCACCGATCAAATTGCCATGTTTCCAGGCAGAAGGGGCGCGGGGCGCATTTTTTATAACCAGGTGAAGCTGTCTGGACGTATCCCGCAAATTTGTTTACTATTTGGTCCTTCTGCGGCAGGAGGTGCTTACATTCCTGCTTTTTGTGACATCGTCGTTATGGTCGAAGGGAATGCCTCGATGTATTTAGGCTCTCCGAGAATGGCCGAAATGGTGATTGGAGAAAAAGTATCACTAGAAGAAATGGGCGGGGCAAACATGCATTGCAGCATATCAGGATGTGGTGATATTTTAGCCAAAACAGAGGAAGAAGCCATTCAAATCGCCCGCGACTATTTAACCTACATGCCTGCCAACTATACAGAGAAACCAAAACGGGCAGCCGCCAAAGCACCTCAGCCATCTGAGATGACCATCCAAGACCTTATCCCTAAGGGGCAGAATACCCCTTTTGATATGTATCAGCTCATTGATTTACTCATTGATGAAGGGTCATTTTTTGAAATCAAAAAACTGTTTGCCGCGGAGCTGATTACAGGCTTTGGCCGCATGAATGGTCAGCCTGTTGGTCTTATTGCCAACCAGCCTAGGGTGAAAGGCGGGGTGTTATTCCATGACTCAGCTGACAAAGCCGCCAAGTTTATTCAGCTATGTGACGCCTTTCATATCCCGCTCCTTTTTCTTGCGGATATACCGGGATTTATGATTGGAACAAAAGTGGAACAAGCCGGCATTATTAGACACGGGGCGAAAATGATCTCCGCTATGTCAGAGGCCACTGTTCCGAAAATATCGGTCATTGTGCGTAAAGCATACGGTGCAGGGTTATATGCAATGGCAGGGCCAGCGTTTGAACCAGACTGCTGTCTTGCTCTTCCATCGGCGCAAATTGCTGTCATGGGGCCAGAAGCGGCTGTGAATGCTGTCTATGCGAATAAAATTGCCGAGCTGCCTGCCGAAGAGAGAGCTGCATTTATACAAGAGAAACGTAAGGAATATCAGGAAGATATGAATATATATGAGCTTGCCTCTGAAATGATTGTCGATGGCGTCATCCCGTTTGACCACCTGCGAGCTGAGCTTTGTCATCGATTACAAGCCTATTCCTCAAAAGAGATGACATTTACAAGACGAAAACATCCGGTCTATCCGGTCTAA
- a CDS encoding enoyl-CoA hydratase, with protein sequence MTSLVNFMIQDERIGIMTLNRPKQANSLSAAILEEINQIIQEIKHDESIRCLLITGAGSNVFCAGADLKERRLMTEEEAKAAVLSIQQTFTEIDSLPVPVIAVMNGHALGGGLELALACDLRIARAGARLGLPETGLAIIPGAGGTQRLPRLIGLGKAKELIFTGGSLQAEEAIQIGLIEHLSLADSLMDDAISLAKQIAKNGPIALKEAKQAIQMSLDHDLRTGLMKEYEAYVRLIDTEDRMEGLQAFQEKRTPHYRGN encoded by the coding sequence ATGACATCATTGGTTAATTTTATGATACAAGATGAACGGATTGGGATCATGACCTTAAACAGGCCGAAACAAGCGAATTCCCTATCCGCTGCGATTCTTGAGGAGATCAATCAAATCATTCAAGAAATCAAACACGATGAAAGCATCCGCTGTCTGCTCATTACAGGAGCTGGTTCTAACGTCTTTTGCGCAGGAGCTGATTTAAAAGAGCGACGATTGATGACAGAAGAAGAAGCAAAAGCGGCGGTTCTGTCGATTCAGCAAACCTTTACAGAAATTGACTCCCTTCCTGTGCCTGTCATTGCCGTGATGAATGGACACGCACTCGGCGGAGGCCTTGAGCTCGCACTGGCTTGTGATCTTCGCATCGCACGAGCCGGAGCAAGACTCGGCCTGCCAGAAACTGGACTAGCCATCATACCAGGAGCCGGAGGAACCCAGCGGCTTCCGCGCCTGATTGGACTCGGTAAAGCAAAAGAACTGATTTTCACAGGTGGTTCATTACAAGCTGAAGAAGCCATTCAAATCGGGTTGATTGAGCACCTCTCTTTAGCAGATTCTCTTATGGATGACGCCATTTCTCTCGCAAAACAAATCGCCAAAAACGGCCCAATTGCTTTAAAAGAAGCGAAACAAGCGATTCAAATGAGCCTTGATCATGATTTACGTACAGGTCTGATGAAGGAATACGAAGCCTATGTACGGCTCATTGATACAGAAGATCGAATGGAGGGACTTCAAGCTTTCCAAGAAAAACGAACGCCTCATTACAGAGGCAACTAG